A part of Drosophila bipectinata strain 14024-0381.07 chromosome 3L, DbipHiC1v2, whole genome shotgun sequence genomic DNA contains:
- the Wbp2 gene encoding WW domain-binding protein 2 isoform X1 has product MSVNTAHANNGVLIHAGEYILLHSDSVSMEFSGQDNSVFKGSKSGRIYLTSHRMIFNSKKSSDSMQSFSAPFIALSDVEIEQPVFGANYIKGKVRAQPNGNYVGEVKFKLHFKAGGAIEYGQALLRSAKTAMNNYHRGGIIGDDPPPYQPAGAWNEAPPPAYQPPPGYYGWLPQHDAFSGPAPNTVFMSDNPPPYPGIAPQPHQPPPQQPQQAHQAQPPSEPTWYGFSAPPPQQQQQQPGYGPQGWTGGYVQPPPYAACAPNCPPGAPYVTPAQTYNGPPPFGGYGNVPGGFNTPGLQQPSGYPGGPPPQSQPPPPAAGSNSGAAGGTAASGVSFLGFSLPPGNSKEAEAAASAYNTPYNQGGPSGSGNSDLPPSYNNLPPSYDDASKKH; this is encoded by the exons ATGTCGGTTAACACGGCTCACGCCAACAATGGCGTGCTTATCCACGCCGGAGAATA CATATTGCTCCACAGCGACAGTGTTTCCATGGAGTTTTCTGGCCAGGACAACTCTGTCTTCAAGGGATCCAAGTCTGGTCGCATCTACCTGACCTCTCACCGGATGATTTTCAACAGCAAAAAGTCGAGTGACAGTATGCAGTCCTTTAGCGCTCCGTTTATCGCCTTGTCAGACGTAGAGATCGAGCAGCCCGTCTTTGGAGCCAATTACATCAAAGGAAAGGTTCGAGCTCAGCCCAACGGAAACTATGTGGGCGAAGTGAAGTTCAAGCTGCACTTCAAGGCCGGTGGAGCCATAGA GTATGGCCAAGCTTTGCTGCGCTCCGCCAAGACGGCTATGAACAACTACCATCGCGGTGGAATAATTGGAGATGATCCGCCACCCTACCAGCCGGCTGGTGCTTGGAACGAGGCTCCGCCACCGGCTTATCAGCCACCCCCTGGCTACTATGGCTGGCTGCCCCAGCACGATGCCTTTAGCGGCCCGGCACCGAATACGGTCTTTATGAGTGACAATCCGCCGCCGTATCCGGGCATCG CACCACAGCCGCACCAGCCGCCACCACAACAGCCTCAGCAGGCACATCAGGCACAGCCGCCTTCTGAACCCACTTGGTATGGTTTTTCAGCCCCTCCgccgcaacagcaacaacagcagccggGTTATGGACCGCAAGGATGGACAGGCGGCTACGTTCAGCCGCCTCCGTATGCCGCATGTGCTCCGAATTGTCCGCCAGGAGCCCCGTACGTGACACCGGCTCAGACCTACAACGGGCCACCGCCCTTCGGAGGGTATGGCAATGTGCCCGGTGGATTCAATACTCCGGGTCTGCAGCAGCCTTCTGGCTATCCGGGAGGACCACCTCCTCAAAGTCAGCCCCCACCGCCGGCAGCCGGTTCTAATAGTGGGGCTGCGGGTGGAACTGCGGCTTCGGGAGTCAGCTTCTTGGGATTCAGCTTGCCGCCAGGAA ATTCCAAAGAAGCCGAAGCTGCAGCTAGTGCTTACAATACACCCTATAACCAGGGCGGACCCAGTGGATCAGGAAACAGTGATTTACCACCCTCTTATAAT AACTTGCCCCCCAGTTACGATGACGCATCGAAAAAGCACTAA
- the LOC108120455 gene encoding ecto-NOX disulfide-thiol exchanger 2 isoform X1, with amino-acid sequence MLPLFGTMPNGVSLPNHPNFLNQLAAAISTAATATTGNSGSVGPTGQSPQKQPPKMGKPQQLQQGSAPMDLENENEHVPDVTSTTSLKDKLAATSSTLSLADSAQLYLNGLMHTPQGYLYFPTAQAASTTAAGSTPSSSNTSAAVGAGGSGANAQMLMDPTAMMAAAMQQMQQMHYAAAAAAGMPTEAATGIEAALAADGTAAAGLKEVIKTKNCILFPPNPNAPPPTIRERPPGCRTVFVGGLPENITEEIIREIFESCGDITTLRMSKKNFCHIRYRQEAAIDRAIYLSGYRLRISALNEPPNFGRLHVDYAQARDDQYDYECRQRQLQREQRHRERVSLDRMRSQSPPPIPHYTDHEATAVAEHLRANDTFVKAIQTITAWLERGDCTKRNANVFYSMIQSTHAHVRRLHADKMQLEEDLRKARESYRKQMGTMSTQFTQIEKVFNAASHKKVWDHFTKAQRKNIDQWKKLATELRTVQINDDDEMEISDEERDYEKRSAKRFRYDSESLKDENDSLRCQLEAMRHDMTVERSDYVQREKQIKVLQETIRNMQTQLLQTKLREQKDSKTIDQLERNLKDAGVKQLLLKTKIKETADKLKDKEANSAGTSNASNNSNHYYTSEDSSDSEPTEINRPQSEPEIIEIDKDDDVRIIEHQSGVVEIHEIEDDDKVEPSRATEVEKPKESITDSSKSTSVEEDLTSSSQETTPNAPALKEAKIIALASAYLVLHPRGVNLANIASYLNEILCNSDAPTNHDELANILRKYTNLYKQNQAKWRFCGFNEPTESPEKSP; translated from the exons ATGC TACCGCTCTTTGGGACCATGCCGAATGGCGTCAGTCTGCCAAATCACCCCAATTTCCTGAATCAATTGGCGGCGGCGATTTCCACGGCAGCCACGGCCACAACTGGCAACAGTGGGTCAGTGGGCCCCACTGGACAATCGCCACAGAAGCAGCCGCCCAAAATGGGAAAACCACAACAGTTGCAGCAGGGCAGCGCCCCCATGGATCTGGAGAACGAAAACGAGCACGTTCCGGATGTGACTTCGACCACGAGTCTGAAGGACAAGCTGGCGGCCACTTCCTCCACGCTTTCCCTTGCGGATTCGGCTCAGCTCTATCTGAACGGCCTGATGCACACACCGCAGggatatttgtattttccgACAGCCCAGGCTGCCAGTACAACAGCGGCTGGTTCCACACCGAGTTCGAGCAACACTTCAGCAGCAGTTGGTGCAGGTGGAAGCGGCGCGAATGCCCAAATGCTCATGGATCCCACGGCCATGATGGCAGCCGCCATGCAGCAGATGCAACAGATGCACTATGCGGCCGCAGCTGCTGCTGGAATGCCCACAGAGGCTGCAACGGGAATAGAAGCGGCCCTTGCGGCAG ATGGAACTGCCGCGGCTGGCCTCAAGGAGGTGATCAAGACAAAGAACTGCATCCTGTTTCCGCCAAACCCGAATGCCCCACCGCCTACGATCCGCGAGCGACCACCTGGATGCAGGACTGTGTTTGTGGGAGGACTACCCGAAAACATTACGGAGGAGATTATACGGGAGATCTTTGAATCATGCGGGGATATCACAACACTCCGAATGTCCAAGAAGAACTTCTGCCACATCCGGTACCGCCAAGAGGCGGCCATCGACCGGGCGATCTATCTATCCGGTTATAGATTGCGTATTTCGGCGCTGAACGAGCCCCCCAACTTTGGTCGCTTGCATGTGGACTACGCCCAGGCGCGGGACGATCAGTACGATTACGAGTGCAGGCAACGTCAGTTGCAGCGGGAGCAGCGCCACCGGGAGCGCGTATCGCTGGACAGGATGCGATCACAGTCGCCGCCACCGATACCACACTATACGGATCACGAAGCAACGGCGGTGGCGGAGCATCTGCGCGCCAATGATACCTTCGTGAAGGCCATCCAGACCATAACTGCCTGGCTGGAGCGTGGCGATTGCACCAAGCGGAATGCCAACGTCTTCTACTCAATGATCCAGAGCACACATGCCCATGTTCGAAGACTGCATGCCGACAAGATGCAACTGGAGGAGGATCTGCGCAAGGCCAGGGAGAGCTATCGCAAACAAATGGGCACCATGTCCACGCAAT TCACTCAGATTGAAAAAGTGTTCAATGCCGCTAGTCACAAGAAGGTTTGGGACCATTTCACCAAAGCCCAAAGAAAAAACATCGATCAATGGAAGAAGTTAGCCACG GAACTGCGAACTGTCCAGATCAACGATGACGACGAAATGGAAATCTCCGATGAGGAGAGGGATTATGAGAAACGCAGCGCCAAGCGATTTCGTTATGATAGCGAGAGCTTAAAG GATGAGAATGACTCTCTGCGTTGTCAACTGGAAGCCATGCGCCACGATATGACGGTGGAGCGCAGTGATTACGTCCAACGCGAGAAGCAAATCAAGGTGCTCCAGGAAACCATTCGCAACATGCAGACTCAGCTTTTGCAGACCAAGTTGCGGGAGCAGAAGGACTCCAAGACCATTGATCAGCTCGAGAGAAATCTTAAGGACGCGGGTGTTAAGCAACTTCTCTTGAAGACTAAGATCAAGGAAACCGCTGACAAGTTAAAGGACAAGGAGGCCAATAGTGCTGGCACTTCGAATGCTTCCAATAACTCGAATCATTACTATACCAGCGAGGACTCGAGTGACTCGGAACCCACTGAGATTAACCGGCCACAGTCGGAGCCAGAAATCATTGAGATTGACAAGGACGATGATGTGCGCATCATAGAGCACCAAAGTGGAGTGGTGGAGATCCACGAAATTGAAGACGATGACAAAGTCGAGCCCTCCAGGGCTACAGAGGTCGAAAAACCAAAGGAGTCAATTACAGATAGCTCTAAGTCAACAAGTGTGGAGGAAGATCTTACCTCTTCCAGCCAAGAA ACCACCCCCAATGCTCCAGCTTTAAAGGAAGCCAAAATAATAGCTCTTGCATCCGCCTATCTGGTGCTGCATCCCCGTGGCGTGAACTTGGCCAACATAGCCAGCTACTTAAACGAAATACTCTGCAACAGTGATGCTCCCACTAACCATGATGAACTTGCCAATATACTCAGAAAGTACACAAATCTCTATAAACAGAATCAGGCCAAGTGGCGCTTCTGTGGCTTCAATGAACCAACCGAATCTCCAGAAAAATCGCCATAG
- the LOC108120455 gene encoding ecto-NOX disulfide-thiol exchanger 2 isoform X2, producing MLPLFGTMPNGVSLPNHPNFLNQLAAAISTAATATTGNSGSVGPTGQSPQKQPPKMGKPQQLQQGSAPMDLENENEHVPDVTSTTSLKDKLAATSSTLSLADSAQLYLNGLMHTPQGYLYFPTAQAASTTAAGSTPSSSNTSAAVGAGGSGANAQMLMDPTAMMAAAMQQMQQMHYAAAAAAGMPTEAATGIEAALAADGTAAAGLKEVIKTKNCILFPPNPNAPPPTIRERPPGCRTVFVGGLPENITEEIIREIFESCGDITTLRMSKKNFCHIRYRQEAAIDRAIYLSGYRLRISALNEPPNFGRLHVDYAQARDDQYDYECRQRQLQREQRHRERVSLDRMRSQSPPPIPHYTDHEATAVAEHLRANDTFVKAIQTITAWLERGDCTKRNANVFYSMIQSTHAHVRRLHADKMQLEEDLRKARESYRKQMGTMSTQ from the exons ATGC TACCGCTCTTTGGGACCATGCCGAATGGCGTCAGTCTGCCAAATCACCCCAATTTCCTGAATCAATTGGCGGCGGCGATTTCCACGGCAGCCACGGCCACAACTGGCAACAGTGGGTCAGTGGGCCCCACTGGACAATCGCCACAGAAGCAGCCGCCCAAAATGGGAAAACCACAACAGTTGCAGCAGGGCAGCGCCCCCATGGATCTGGAGAACGAAAACGAGCACGTTCCGGATGTGACTTCGACCACGAGTCTGAAGGACAAGCTGGCGGCCACTTCCTCCACGCTTTCCCTTGCGGATTCGGCTCAGCTCTATCTGAACGGCCTGATGCACACACCGCAGggatatttgtattttccgACAGCCCAGGCTGCCAGTACAACAGCGGCTGGTTCCACACCGAGTTCGAGCAACACTTCAGCAGCAGTTGGTGCAGGTGGAAGCGGCGCGAATGCCCAAATGCTCATGGATCCCACGGCCATGATGGCAGCCGCCATGCAGCAGATGCAACAGATGCACTATGCGGCCGCAGCTGCTGCTGGAATGCCCACAGAGGCTGCAACGGGAATAGAAGCGGCCCTTGCGGCAG ATGGAACTGCCGCGGCTGGCCTCAAGGAGGTGATCAAGACAAAGAACTGCATCCTGTTTCCGCCAAACCCGAATGCCCCACCGCCTACGATCCGCGAGCGACCACCTGGATGCAGGACTGTGTTTGTGGGAGGACTACCCGAAAACATTACGGAGGAGATTATACGGGAGATCTTTGAATCATGCGGGGATATCACAACACTCCGAATGTCCAAGAAGAACTTCTGCCACATCCGGTACCGCCAAGAGGCGGCCATCGACCGGGCGATCTATCTATCCGGTTATAGATTGCGTATTTCGGCGCTGAACGAGCCCCCCAACTTTGGTCGCTTGCATGTGGACTACGCCCAGGCGCGGGACGATCAGTACGATTACGAGTGCAGGCAACGTCAGTTGCAGCGGGAGCAGCGCCACCGGGAGCGCGTATCGCTGGACAGGATGCGATCACAGTCGCCGCCACCGATACCACACTATACGGATCACGAAGCAACGGCGGTGGCGGAGCATCTGCGCGCCAATGATACCTTCGTGAAGGCCATCCAGACCATAACTGCCTGGCTGGAGCGTGGCGATTGCACCAAGCGGAATGCCAACGTCTTCTACTCAATGATCCAGAGCACACATGCCCATGTTCGAAGACTGCATGCCGACAAGATGCAACTGGAGGAGGATCTGCGCAAGGCCAGGGAGAGCTATCGCAAACAAATGGGCACCATGTCCACGCAAT GA
- the Wbp2 gene encoding WW domain-binding protein 2 isoform X2, giving the protein MSVNTAHANNGVLIHAGEYILLHSDSVSMEFSGQDNSVFKGSKSGRIYLTSHRMIFNSKKSSDSMQSFSAPFIALSDVEIEQPVFGANYIKGKVRAQPNGNYVGEVKFKLHFKAGGAIEYGQALLRSAKTAMNNYHRGGIIGDDPPPYQPAGAWNEAPPPAYQPPPGYYGWLPQHDAFSGPAPNTVFMSDNPPPYPGIAPPPQQQQQQPGYGPQGWTGGYVQPPPYAACAPNCPPGAPYVTPAQTYNGPPPFGGYGNVPGGFNTPGLQQPSGYPGGPPPQSQPPPPAAGSNSGAAGGTAASGVSFLGFSLPPGNSKEAEAAASAYNTPYNQGGPSGSGNSDLPPSYNNLPPSYDDASKKH; this is encoded by the exons ATGTCGGTTAACACGGCTCACGCCAACAATGGCGTGCTTATCCACGCCGGAGAATA CATATTGCTCCACAGCGACAGTGTTTCCATGGAGTTTTCTGGCCAGGACAACTCTGTCTTCAAGGGATCCAAGTCTGGTCGCATCTACCTGACCTCTCACCGGATGATTTTCAACAGCAAAAAGTCGAGTGACAGTATGCAGTCCTTTAGCGCTCCGTTTATCGCCTTGTCAGACGTAGAGATCGAGCAGCCCGTCTTTGGAGCCAATTACATCAAAGGAAAGGTTCGAGCTCAGCCCAACGGAAACTATGTGGGCGAAGTGAAGTTCAAGCTGCACTTCAAGGCCGGTGGAGCCATAGA GTATGGCCAAGCTTTGCTGCGCTCCGCCAAGACGGCTATGAACAACTACCATCGCGGTGGAATAATTGGAGATGATCCGCCACCCTACCAGCCGGCTGGTGCTTGGAACGAGGCTCCGCCACCGGCTTATCAGCCACCCCCTGGCTACTATGGCTGGCTGCCCCAGCACGATGCCTTTAGCGGCCCGGCACCGAATACGGTCTTTATGAGTGACAATCCGCCGCCGTATCCGGGCATCG CCCCTCCgccgcaacagcaacaacagcagccggGTTATGGACCGCAAGGATGGACAGGCGGCTACGTTCAGCCGCCTCCGTATGCCGCATGTGCTCCGAATTGTCCGCCAGGAGCCCCGTACGTGACACCGGCTCAGACCTACAACGGGCCACCGCCCTTCGGAGGGTATGGCAATGTGCCCGGTGGATTCAATACTCCGGGTCTGCAGCAGCCTTCTGGCTATCCGGGAGGACCACCTCCTCAAAGTCAGCCCCCACCGCCGGCAGCCGGTTCTAATAGTGGGGCTGCGGGTGGAACTGCGGCTTCGGGAGTCAGCTTCTTGGGATTCAGCTTGCCGCCAGGAA ATTCCAAAGAAGCCGAAGCTGCAGCTAGTGCTTACAATACACCCTATAACCAGGGCGGACCCAGTGGATCAGGAAACAGTGATTTACCACCCTCTTATAAT AACTTGCCCCCCAGTTACGATGACGCATCGAAAAAGCACTAA
- the Wbp2 gene encoding WW domain-binding protein 2 isoform X3: MSVNTAHANNGVLIHAGEYILLHSDSVSMEFSGQDNSVFKGSKSGRIYLTSHRMIFNSKKSSDSMQSFSAPFIALSDVEIEQPVFGANYIKGKVRAQPNGNYVGEVKFKLHFKAGGAIEYGQALLRSAKTAMNNYHRGGIIGDDPPPYQPAGAWNEAPPPAYQPPPGYYGWLPQHDAFSGPAPNTVFMSDNPPPYPGIAPQPHQPPPQQPQQAHQAQPPSEPTWYGFSAPPPQQQQQQPGYGPQGWTGGYVQPPPYAACAPNCPPGAPYVTPAQTYNGPPPFGGYGNVPGGFNTPGLQQPSGYPGGPPPQSQPPPPAAGSNSGAAGGTAASGVSFLGFSLPPGISSRKQSNDSNTPT; the protein is encoded by the exons ATGTCGGTTAACACGGCTCACGCCAACAATGGCGTGCTTATCCACGCCGGAGAATA CATATTGCTCCACAGCGACAGTGTTTCCATGGAGTTTTCTGGCCAGGACAACTCTGTCTTCAAGGGATCCAAGTCTGGTCGCATCTACCTGACCTCTCACCGGATGATTTTCAACAGCAAAAAGTCGAGTGACAGTATGCAGTCCTTTAGCGCTCCGTTTATCGCCTTGTCAGACGTAGAGATCGAGCAGCCCGTCTTTGGAGCCAATTACATCAAAGGAAAGGTTCGAGCTCAGCCCAACGGAAACTATGTGGGCGAAGTGAAGTTCAAGCTGCACTTCAAGGCCGGTGGAGCCATAGA GTATGGCCAAGCTTTGCTGCGCTCCGCCAAGACGGCTATGAACAACTACCATCGCGGTGGAATAATTGGAGATGATCCGCCACCCTACCAGCCGGCTGGTGCTTGGAACGAGGCTCCGCCACCGGCTTATCAGCCACCCCCTGGCTACTATGGCTGGCTGCCCCAGCACGATGCCTTTAGCGGCCCGGCACCGAATACGGTCTTTATGAGTGACAATCCGCCGCCGTATCCGGGCATCG CACCACAGCCGCACCAGCCGCCACCACAACAGCCTCAGCAGGCACATCAGGCACAGCCGCCTTCTGAACCCACTTGGTATGGTTTTTCAGCCCCTCCgccgcaacagcaacaacagcagccggGTTATGGACCGCAAGGATGGACAGGCGGCTACGTTCAGCCGCCTCCGTATGCCGCATGTGCTCCGAATTGTCCGCCAGGAGCCCCGTACGTGACACCGGCTCAGACCTACAACGGGCCACCGCCCTTCGGAGGGTATGGCAATGTGCCCGGTGGATTCAATACTCCGGGTCTGCAGCAGCCTTCTGGCTATCCGGGAGGACCACCTCCTCAAAGTCAGCCCCCACCGCCGGCAGCCGGTTCTAATAGTGGGGCTGCGGGTGGAACTGCGGCTTCGGGAGTCAGCTTCTTGGGATTCAGCTTGCCGCCAGGAA TATCATCAAGAAAGCAGTCTAATGACTCCAACACTCCAACTTAG
- the Ent3 gene encoding equilibrative nucleoside transporter 4 — MDVGGPETTYEPLDGHGSGRARSSNATAGSGLRHPGSMDSPEFDTRAPKDQRHSVYLALLAAGIGFVLPYNSFIIAADYWQARFPGRPVALDMSMTYIFVAFATVLLNNIVLSVAPFQSRVLFGYMVSFTTLIFVAVCEVAWHMFATNTAYVVNMSAVALTAIGCTVQQSSFYGFASMLPKQYTQAVMAGESIAGFLVSSNRVVTKLLINNDRVSTVIFFLTSTLYILFSYLLHLATINSPFVRYHVEACSKIVLRPDEREVDGVPSSTRYGVLSMDGTHTTTASVGHQVPGNALSFSNPVYELSNPTAGESSIEALGQLPDLPVTPPTQEPTTPTTVAFKVEHVITPRRCRPSKLGDIREGFVTRWRVAQVIYPHMVCIALAYCVTLSLYPGIEVEVQSCALRSWMPVLLMFCFNTSDVVGKILAASPYPWSRRQLILLSGLRIVLVPLLLLCCAPRQRPVISGETAPFVFTIALGITNGLAGSLPMMLAPAKVPGTLKEVTGNIMTLSYNVGLTVGSLIGYVFESMLGPQLANPCPSYPYVPASILEQFHGHGHGHGHLPHPLPLTSTSTMSPLTTGATTTLAPLLFNTTLSNLVQSSTSSATTSSASPALATVITTTALALISTVASSSGEVINATVTSILSTVTSSVGGDISDELTTDPQTPEALLESI, encoded by the exons ATGGATGTGGGTGGGCCGGAAACCACCTACGAGCCATTAGATGGACATGGTTCCGGACGCGCGAGGAGCAGTAATGCTACGGCTGGCTCCGGATTGCGGCATCCGGGAAGCATGGATAGTCCTGAATTCGATACTCGGGCACCGAAGGATCAGAGGCATTCCGTCTACTTGGCACTCTTAGCAGCGGGTATTGGATTTGTCTTGCCCTACAATAG CTTCATTATTGCGGCGGATTACTGGCAAGCTCGTTTTCCTGGTCGACCCGTAGCCTTGGACATGTCGATGACGTACATCTTTGTGGCTTTTGCGACGGTTCTTCTCAATAATATAGTCCTGTCAGTGGCCCCGTTTCAGTCGCGGGTGCTCTTTGGTTACATGGTGTCCTTCACCACGCTGATCTTCGTGGCTGTGTGCGAGGTGGCCTGGCACATGTTTGCCACAAATACGGCCTATGTGGTGAACATGTCGGCGGTGGCACTGACAGCGATCGGATGCACCGTTCAGCAGTCCAGCTTCTACGGATTCGCCTCGATGCTGCCCAAGCAGTACACGCAAGCGGTAATGGCCGGCGAGAGCATTGCCGGATTCCTGGTGTCTTCCAATCGAGTGGTTACCAAGCTACTGATCAACAACGATCGCGTCTCTACCGTCATCTTCTTTTTGACCTCTACGCTGTATATCCTGTTTAGTTATCTGCTCCATCTGGCCACCATTAATTCGCCCTTTGTACGCTACCATGTTGAAGCCTGCTCCAAAATCGTCCTGCGACCGGATGAG CGAGAGGTGGATGGAGTTCCGAGCAGCACTCGATATGGAGTTCTTTCGATGGACGGCACTCACACCACCACTGCGTCAGTTGGCCACCAGGTACCCGGCAATGCCCTCAGCTTCAGTAATCCCGTCTATGAGCTGTCCAATCCCACGGCCGGCGAAAGCAGCATCGAGGCTCTGGGACAACTGCCCGATCTGCCTGTAACGCCTCCCACCCAAGAGCCCACAACCCCCACGACGGTGGCCTTCAAA GTGGAGCATGTAATCACGCCGAGGCGTTGCCGGCCCAGCAAACTAGGTGACATACGAGAGGGATTCGTGACCAGGTGGCGGGTGGCTCAAGTCATCTATCCACATATGGTGTGCATCGCTTTGGCCTACTGTGTGACACTCTCTCTGTATCCGGGCATCGAGGTGGAGGTGCAGTCCTGTGCTCTACGCTCCTGGATGCCCGTACTCCTCATGTTCTGTTTCAACACGTCGGATGTGGTGGGCAAAATCCTGGCAGCCAGTCCATATCCGTGGTCGCGTCGCCAACTGATCCTGTTGTCTGGATTGAGGATTGTCCTGGTGCCGTTGCTTCTGCTCTGCTGTGCGCCGCGCCAACGTCCTGTGATCTCTGGCGAAACGGCGCCTTTTGTCTTTACCATTGCTCTGGGAATAACAAATG GACTGGCAGGCAGTTTACCAATGATGCTGGCCCCGGCCAAGGTGCCCGGGACATTAAAGGAGGTCACCGGAAATATTATGACCCTGTCGTACAATGTAGGTCTGACGGTGGGCTCTCTAATTGGTTATGTTTTCGAGAGTATGCTGGGTCCGCAGCTGGCGAATCCCTGCCCCTCGTATCCCTACGTTCCGGCTTCGATTCTGGAGCAGTTCCATGGCCATGGCCACGGACATGGACACTTGCCACATCCGTTGCCGCTAACGAGCACCAGTACAATGAGTCCTCTGACTACCGGAGCCACCACCACGTTGGCTCCACTCCTGTTCAACACCACGTTGTCGAACCTGGTCCAGTCCAGCACCAGTTCCGCCACCACAAGCTCGGCCAGTCCGGCCCTGGCCACGGTCATCACCACCACGGCCCTGGCCCTAATCAGTACGGTGGCCAGTAGCAGTGGTGAGGTGATCAATGCCACAGTTACCTCGATCTTGTCCACGGTAACCAGTTCGGTGGGTGGTGATATCAGTGATGAGTTGACCACTGATCCCCAGACTCCGGAAGCCCTGCTCGAGAGCATCTAA
- the Wbp2 gene encoding WW domain-binding protein 2 isoform X4, which yields MSVNTAHANNGVLIHAGEYILLHSDSVSMEFSGQDNSVFKGSKSGRIYLTSHRMIFNSKKSSDSMQSFSAPFIALSDVEIEQPVFGANYIKGKVRAQPNGNYVGEVKFKLHFKAGGAIEYGQALLRSAKTAMNNYHRGGIIGDDPPPYQPAGAWNEAPPPAYQPPPGYYGWLPQHDAFSGPAPNTVFMSDNPPPYPGIAPQPHQPPPQQPQQAHQAQPPSEPTWYGFSAPPPQQQQQQPGYGPQGWTGGYVQPPPYAACAPNCPPGAPYVTPAQTYNGPPPFGGYGNVPGGFNTPGLQQPSGYPGGPPPQSQPPPPAAGSNSGAAGGTAASGVSFLGFSLPPGM from the exons ATGTCGGTTAACACGGCTCACGCCAACAATGGCGTGCTTATCCACGCCGGAGAATA CATATTGCTCCACAGCGACAGTGTTTCCATGGAGTTTTCTGGCCAGGACAACTCTGTCTTCAAGGGATCCAAGTCTGGTCGCATCTACCTGACCTCTCACCGGATGATTTTCAACAGCAAAAAGTCGAGTGACAGTATGCAGTCCTTTAGCGCTCCGTTTATCGCCTTGTCAGACGTAGAGATCGAGCAGCCCGTCTTTGGAGCCAATTACATCAAAGGAAAGGTTCGAGCTCAGCCCAACGGAAACTATGTGGGCGAAGTGAAGTTCAAGCTGCACTTCAAGGCCGGTGGAGCCATAGA GTATGGCCAAGCTTTGCTGCGCTCCGCCAAGACGGCTATGAACAACTACCATCGCGGTGGAATAATTGGAGATGATCCGCCACCCTACCAGCCGGCTGGTGCTTGGAACGAGGCTCCGCCACCGGCTTATCAGCCACCCCCTGGCTACTATGGCTGGCTGCCCCAGCACGATGCCTTTAGCGGCCCGGCACCGAATACGGTCTTTATGAGTGACAATCCGCCGCCGTATCCGGGCATCG CACCACAGCCGCACCAGCCGCCACCACAACAGCCTCAGCAGGCACATCAGGCACAGCCGCCTTCTGAACCCACTTGGTATGGTTTTTCAGCCCCTCCgccgcaacagcaacaacagcagccggGTTATGGACCGCAAGGATGGACAGGCGGCTACGTTCAGCCGCCTCCGTATGCCGCATGTGCTCCGAATTGTCCGCCAGGAGCCCCGTACGTGACACCGGCTCAGACCTACAACGGGCCACCGCCCTTCGGAGGGTATGGCAATGTGCCCGGTGGATTCAATACTCCGGGTCTGCAGCAGCCTTCTGGCTATCCGGGAGGACCACCTCCTCAAAGTCAGCCCCCACCGCCGGCAGCCGGTTCTAATAGTGGGGCTGCGGGTGGAACTGCGGCTTCGGGAGTCAGCTTCTTGGGATTCAGCTTGCCGCCAGGAA TGTAA